From a region of the Rhinopithecus roxellana isolate Shanxi Qingling chromosome 8, ASM756505v1, whole genome shotgun sequence genome:
- the FCAMR gene encoding LOW QUALITY PROTEIN: high affinity immunoglobulin alpha and immunoglobulin mu Fc receptor (The sequence of the model RefSeq protein was modified relative to this genomic sequence to represent the inferred CDS: substituted 1 base at 1 genomic stop codon) — MDGEATLKLREQKEVARKGTEVDYSRLIAGTLPQSHLSXCFLQVANRRAGWKMPFFLILCLLQGSSFALPQKRPHPRWLWEGSLPSRTHLQTMGTLTPSSPLCWREESSFAAPNALKGSRLVSGEPGGAVTIHCRYAPSSVNRHQRKYWCRLGPPRWICQTIVSTNHYTHHRYRDRVALTDFPERGLFVVRLSQLSPDDIGCYLCGIGSENAMLFLSMNLTISAGPSSTLPTATSAVGELTMRSYGTAFPVANRWTPGTTQTSGQGTAWDTVASTPGTSMTTASAEGRQTPGATRLAAPGTGSWAEGSVTVPAPIPESPASKSRSMSNTTEGVWGGTRSSVTNRARASKDRREMTTTKADRPREDTEGVRITLDAAKNVLGTIRPPALVSETLAWGILPRATPVSKQQSLGYVGETTLAVGVWTLGTPAAGVWTSIEAASGEGSAAGDLDAATGDGGPQATLSQAPAVGPWRPPGKESSVKSAFPEDESNSRTLAPVSTMLALFMLMALVLLQRKLRRRRTSQEAERVTLIQMTHFLEVNLQPDQLPHVERKMLQDDSLPAEASLTAPERNPGP; from the exons ATGGATGGAGAGGCcacactgaagctcagagaacaaAAG GAAGTGGCGAGGAAAGGAACAGAAGTGGACTACTCCAGGCTCATTGCTGGCACTTTACCACAATCTCACTTAAGCT AGTGTTTTTTGCAGGTTGCCAACAGGAGGGCAGGATGGAAAATGCCTTTCTTCCTCATACTGTGCCTGCTACAAG GTTCTTCTTTCGCCCTTCCACAAAAAAGACCCCATCCAAGATGGCTGTGGGAGGGCTCTCTCCCCTCCAGGACCCATCTCCAGACCATGGGAACACTCACGCCTTCGTCACCCCTCTGCTGGAGGGAGGAGAGCTCCTTTGCAG CTCCAAATGCATTGAAGGGCTCAAGGCTGGTGTCTGGGGAGCCTGGAGGAGCTGTCACCATCCACTGCCGTTATGCCCCCTCATCTGTCAACAGGCACCAAAGGAAGTACTGGTGCCGTCTGGGGCCCCCAAGATGGATCTGCCAGACCATTGTGTCCACCAACCACTACACTCACCATCGCTATCGTGACCGTGTGGCTCTCACAGACTTTCCAGAGAGAGGCCTGTTTGTGGTGAGGCTGTCCCAACTGTCCCCGGATGACATTGGATGCTACCTCTGCGGCATTGGAAGTGAAAACGCCATGCTGTTCTTAAGCATGAATCTGACCATCTCTGCAG GTCCCTCCAGCACCCTCCCCACAGCCACTTCAGCTGTTGGGGAGCTCACCATGAGATCCTATGGAACAGCATTTCCAGTGGCCAACAGATGGACCCCAGGAACCACCCAGACCTCAGGACAGGGGACAGCATGGGACACAGTTGCTTCAACTCCAGGAACCAGCATGACCACAGCTTCAGCTGAAGGAAGACAAACCCCAGGAGCAACCAGGCTAGCAGCTCCAGGGACAGGCAGCTGGGCGGAGGGTTCCGTCACAGTACCAGCTCCCATTCCAGAGAGTCCAGCTTCAAAAAGCAGAAGCATGTCCAATACAACAGAAGGTGTTTGGGGGGGCACCAGAAGCTCAGTGACAAACAGGGCGAGAGCCAGCAAGGACAGGAGGGAGATGACAACTACCAAGGCTGATAGGCCAAGGGAGGACACAGAGGGGGTCAGGATCACTCTTGATGCAGCCAAAAATGTCCTAGGAACCATTAGACCACCAGCTCTGGTCTCAGAAACTCTGGCCTGGGGAATCCTCCCACGAGCAACGCCAGTTTCTAAGCAACAATCTCTGGGCTACGTTGGAGAAACAACTCTAGCTGTAGGCGTGTGGACCTTGGGAACTCCAGCTGCAGGTGTGTGGACCAGCATAGAGGCAGCATCTGGGGAAGGAAGTGCTGCAGGGGACCTAGATGCTGCCACTGGAGACGGAGGTCCCCAAGCAACGCTGAGCCAGGCCCCGGCAGTAGGACCCTGGAGGCCCCCTGGAAAGGAGTCCTCTGTGAAGAG TGCTTTTCCTGAAGATGAAAGCAACTCTCGGACCCTGGCTCCTGTCTCTACCATGCTGGCCCTGTTTATGCTTATGGCTCTGGTTCTATTGCAAAGGAAGCTCCGGAGAAGGAGGACCT CTCAGGAGGCAGAAAGGGTCACCCTAATTCAGATGACACATTTTCTGGAAGTGAACCTCCAACCAGACCAGCTGCCCCATGTGGAAAGAAAGATGCTCCAGGATGACTCTCTTCCTGCTGAGGCCAGCCTGACTGCCCCAGAGAGGAATCCAGGACCCTGA